tgtgaggaaagagtgactgtgaggttggagtgaatgggaggattgagtgactgttactctgagaggatgcaatgatttcattatttgctgcatttcagcttttatatatcactattttgaaaattttcaaaaaatattattttatgtttcagtcaaatttgatatgaaatttctgtgaaattttaaatgttgaacttgagagcatgcctgcccttttatgttggaaagtactatatttggacttagctgagaagctcgtcactacttttagttccttatttattattgttacttactgagttggttgtactcatactacaccctgcactttgtgtgcagatccaggtaatcccggacacagtggatgtcgattctttcacacagttgattttctggagattcagaggtagttgttatgtttcgcagaccttgtctctctttccctatccttttgtttattgtatttggtctcagattattatagatcgGGTTTTTCATATTTGTAAtgaatagatgctcatgtactcggtgacaccggattttgggagtgtatttatatccagtatttatggaattttctcttaaacttaattatgatatttttcgtatttaaaagaaattgtgggttattaatggtatcggcttgcctagtatcgagatagacgccatcacgacgggtgagatttttggATCATGACATAGTGCTTGTGTAGTGACTCCTAGATTATAGTGGCTTTGGTGAACGATGGTAGGGTAAGGTCTTATCCTTGGGGGTGTCAGCGCGGAGGAGGGGTAAGAGGGCTAATGGAGCTACTAGGCTGAGAGTGGGATCTTGAAACATAGGAACTTTAACTGGAAAATCTGTAGAGTTAGCGAAGATTCTCgagaaaagaaaaattaatatAGCTTGTGTACAAGAGACTACGCGGGTAGGAGATAAGGCGCGGGGTGTGGGTAGATTCAAACCTTGGTATTCTTGGAGGGTGGGGGCAAGAACGGGGTAGGTATCTTGGTTGATAAGGACCTTTGTGAACTAGTGGTGGAGGTTGGGGGGGGGGAATGACATGCTGATGACTATTAAGCTAGTTGTTGGAAGTTTTACTTTGAACATAATCAGTGCGTACGCACCCCAAGCAGGCTTGgatatggctgtccaacgggacgggatggGATGGGACGGGACATAATTAACGGGACGGGACGTGACAGGACGACATTTAGCCGGGACGGTGGCAGaacgggacgaaatgggacgggacgaaacggtagtcccatcccatcccgctaacaaacaggacgggatgggacgggacggacggtaggcccatcccgtcccgctaacaaacgggacgagacgggacggaatgggacgggatgggacgggacgggttcgctGGCCTTAAgtgtcatttaaaaaaaaaattatttaagcattgagtttggaaaccgttattcttttgacaattactaagtttttaaagtttgcaacaactagttttttgagttatttaataaacttaaaaattcaaCGGAAATTAGAAAACTTAGtagagaattataaaatattaaaacaaaagacttgtaatgaaatattctagtaattataaatttataatagagttataatttatttaatataatttcaagccactaagtaactaagtaagagtgtaagacaattcataaaattaattcaacgcttagagccttttattttattaatagaactttcaaatctcacatacaaatataattcttttgaagagcacctaatctacggctctacgcagccaccttctaggaagggttctatttgaactaggcctcttactagccaattacaaattatcatactaatatttgtaagctcttatataacttcgttgtaagttgtaacttatctataatttctcttgGACATTGTTCTTGAATTGGCAAtattgattgatgttccatgagttccatgccgtcatagctcccggtgctaagtatctcattgtattcttcttcttccctagtttcaccacttggtgtttccatagatttatatttatcaaacattgatctaacataagaatatatgttagcttgacagtcttcgagagatggttgttcattttgtCGAAAtgttaaattctcataaattttacgaacaagtccatttgcacctcttaattttaaagatgggttaagtatagtagaaattaaataaacttggggaatagggaaaaaatactttttaaattttgcaatcatttcattaatggtcggtgcataagttggattaattttgcaataatttcattaagctagttgttgtagttgtgttagcacttagcagaagcattatctaaggtgatagttaaaactttatcaatgagtccataaaaataAACAATTTATAGAACaatagttgcaatatatgctccattgtatcttgaatcaacaaatttataaccaataatacgtttttgtatgttctagtgatgatcaacccaatgacatgtaacagttaaataatcacaaccattaggactatGACCTATATCACATGTGATAGgcactttacaatctaagtgaaacaatatacaacgaatatactgaagatattcggtttgaaatttaaaaacatcatttctaacagtggtcttaggaaaaccttcaAAAGCAGGATTATAAGTTTTTTGTATATAATGCAAAAAAAAAGGACGTGGGAcaggcgggacgggacgggacaggatGGGACGAGATGGGACGGGACAAGCGGGACAGGCGAGGCGGGACGGGACAAGACGGGACGAaatgggacgggacaaacgggacgaaatggccatcccgtcccatcccgtgtcccatttaacatgggcccatcccgtttagaattaagcgggacgggatgggacgcgggacgggacgtcccgtcccgtcccgttggacagccttaggcttggatgaggaagtcaagaggcgtttctgggaggatttggatgagatgATGCATGGTATCCCACATACCAAGAAGCTTGTCATAGGAGGAGATTTTAACGGCCACATTGGAGCGACGTCTGGGGGGTATGATGATGTGCATGTTGGCTTTGGTTTTGAAGATAGAACTAAGTAGGAGGAATGTCTCTACTGGACTTTGCtagagcatttgatttggtgatagcaaactTGAGTTTCCCAAAGAAGAGGGAGCACTTGATCACCTTCCGAAGTTCGGTGGCCGAGACTCGGATTGATTATTTACTCTGTAGGAAGTCCGATAGAGGTCTTTATACAGATTGCAAGGCCATCCCGAGTGAAAACCTCTCGACCCTTCATAGGCTCCtggtcatggaccttgagatcacgaggaagaggaggaagagggcGATGTATAGCCAACATAAGATAAAGTGGAGAGCCTTGATGGAAGCTAAAGCGCAGGAGTTGGGGGTCAAGCTGGTGACTATGAGGGCTTGGAGGAGTAGTAGTGACGCAAGCGTTATGTGGACCACGACTGCGCAGTGCATTAAAAAAGTCGCGAGAGAGGAATTatgggtctcaaagggttactctggtggtcacaagggagactggtggtggaatggaaAGGTGCAAGAAAAAGTGAAAACCAAGAAAGCAGTGTATCTGAAGCTAGTGAAAAGTGTAGATGAGGAGGAGAAGACAAAGTTGGCTAAGAAAAAGGCAAAGCTAGCAGTCACGACGGCCAAGACTGCAGCATTTAGTCatttgtatgaggaactcgagggccgaggtggggataagaggttTTTCAGGTCAGTCAAGGCATGAGAAAGGAAGGTGTGTGACTTGgatcaagtgaagtgcatcaaggatgaagaaggtagagttttgttggatgcgGGGCTTATCTGACGGAGATGGCAAACCTatttccatagtctcttgaacaaGGAGGGGGACAGGAGCATTGTACtaggtgatttggaactctcaGGGAGTCATTGTGACTTGGGatattgtaggcggattagagttgatgaagttgagggggctatgcgtaagatgagcaggggcaaagcgaccgggccggatgaaatcccggtggagttttggaagagcgCGAGCAAGGCaagcttggagtggctcactaggttatttaatgtcatttttagaatgaagaagatgcccgaaTAGTAGAGGTGGAGCACAATGTTTCCTGTATACAATAACAAGGGTGAtgtccaaaattgcaataactattggggtatcaagctgcttagacatactatgaaagtctaggagagagtggtagagctaagggtgaggatGAGTATGTCTATTTCCGAGAACCAGTTCGAGTTTTTTTTACACCTCacagtattacgtcgatgttacgcTCCACAGTATTTTGACGATGTTACACCCCGTAGTATTGTATGTTGGATTTGTTGTAAATTGACAtgagttcaaggacaagattattttgaggttattaatattacgctatttcaaataaatgatgagtaaattcgtgaaggtgagagggtaagagaatcgaagaaaatgagtttcgtcaaagtttgacaatttgggataaaatatggtccgagctataataccccgtatttatggactagtgctatacaaggtaccacatgaccatgatagtaaggtatataaagtgtgttaaaagtaattagtactttaagtaatttgagataattcttaattatgtgagaaattagttaattattaatttaataggagattaaccatgtaattggAGATTGGTGGATAAGTTTGGAGGAGACAATACCCCCAACGTGGCAACAAGGGGTTTAATTGCTAAGACTAAGCAATGACTCTTGGTTCATAAGACTAGGTGACATATTTAGGAAGATTTTTGGCTAAGTCATCACAATAGTAGGGCCCACAACCCACAATTTTAAGAGACTTATATCATTAAGAATGAGATGTATGTTGCTAAGTAACGGATGTAGTCTCAAAAAAATGAATTTGTATGAATCTTCATAATACTATAACAACGTaagatttgcgattctaaggaagtacagtgcaatctttctcaagaatatcatacagatttttcctaTTTTGATCTCCccgttacgtgttttgtcgcgattggcgtgtgttagagggattgccaAGAGAAACGGCTCAGGTATattaaggatatcccttctttctttttggcatgattcatacgatacaaacgaaacgagcaaacacacagctttcataaatgactctattcatagaagtactaggggtatctatgttcttgattccccatgtggcttattattatatcttctatttatgggtctcagaaaaatacgtagttaaTAAAGTTTATTcgaagacatattgatcttataacATTCTGAGAAATcgtattaacgtatttcttatgcatttcattcatttatacatgtacattgacccatgaccagatggcgttatatacgcgtatattatatgtatttgggatatgaaaaaaggttacggcgttatatacgcaccaccacctgatcagctggtatacgttgatgatctTGCCACAATGgtcgagatgatataatgggatgctctcagaggcttgatgatgttatatacgtatatacctatgcatgatatgatatttatacacatatgcatgacattataaatgtttcatgatttacagagttactCAGACTTACAAggtgagtcctttactccatgtttcttttatgtctatTGTATACGGcttttcctgccttacatactcggtactttatttgtactgacgtcccttttgcttggggacactgtgtttcatgcccgtaggtcccgatagacaggttgagagtcctccaagtagcctatcagctcagcggaagatgttggtgcgctccatttgctccggagttgcttatttgatcagtatgatttggacatgtattgattggtatggtggggccctgtcccgaaCTTTATGGCATTTATCTACTCTTAggggcttgtagacagatgtcatgtatatggatacttgtttggccttgtcggcctatgttttgagtatataaagcatcgtgtcggccttataggcccatatgtcatatgtataagtcggtacatcatcttgggtcatcctatgtcaagtatttcctcatattttattctatttatctcatgacagcctttccggctcatttacctataatagtatgatacgaaatatacattatattggtactcggttgagtaaggtactgggtgcccgtcgcgaccctacggtttgggtcgtgataggtttatgccggggcgttcgactacagaagccatctACCTTGTTAGGATATTGATGGAGCAGTacagggagagaaagaaggacttgcatatggtgatcatcgacttagaaaaggcgtacgataaagtttcgagagaggttttgtggagatgtttggaggctagaggtgtaccggttgcctacgttaggttaattaaggacatgtatgatggattAATGACCCGAATGAGGACGGTGGGTGAGGACTCAGACcattttccggttatgatggggttgcatcaaggGTCGGCAATctacccttttttgtttgctctggcgatggacgtactgacgcgccacatcaAAGGGGAGGTATGGAGACATACCCTAGAATCTaaaagtttcaagttgagcaggaccaagacagaatacttggagtataAGTTAAGTGGAGAGACTTAAGGAAGGGAAGATGAGGTAAGGCTGGACtcacaggtcatccctaggagagggagttttaagtaccttgggtctattattcaaggGGAtgaggagattgatgaagatgtcacccATATTATTGGGGAggaatggatgaaatggagactctcttcgggtgttttgtgtgacaagaaggtgtcaccgaaacttaagggtaagttatacagagtggtggtcagaccaactaTATTGTATGagactgagtgttggccagtcaagatcgttcatgtccagaagatgaaggtagcagagatgaggatgttaagatggatgtgcgggcacaccaggttagctaggatcagaaatgaggttattcgcgataaggtaggtgtggcccctattgaggacaagatgcgaaaAGCGCGACTTAGGtgatttggtcatgtgaggaggaggagcacagacgcccccgATGAGGAGGTATGAGAGGTTGACATTAGAGGGCCTACGGATAGGTAGATGTAGgacaaagaagaggtggggagaggtgattaggccagacatggcgcaacttcagctaaccgaggacatgacccttgataggaaggtatggaggtcgaggattaaggtagtatagtaggtagtctagagtgttcattacagtagtattggcacgcagtcttgCTTTCTATTGGTAGtagatttttatgactaaccgttgttttctttcattgttgatcaccatactgtcttgttatttttattctgcttttatatgactttttggtactgtcccttcttgtctatattttcattaatgtagtgcttatgctttcctgagccgagggtatATTGAAAATAacttctctatcctcacaaggtaggggtaaggtttgtgtacacactaccctccctaaacCTCACGgtatgggataatactgggtatgttgttgtcgtagtctaaagaaagaaaaaaaaggatcAAACGCGAAGCTAGCTTGTGACAGGCGGTCAATTCCATCATTCAGTAAATTATAATGCGTAAATAGagcaaaaataaatatttttattatatacaaATTGCTGAATTCCCTTAACATATGTGAAGATTCTGATTTAGTAAAAGCCACAAGTCTAAATTCTAGATGtgacattttaatattttttttgaatttctaGTATGAATTTCTGACTCTGCAACTTGCAACTGAACAAGAATGAAGTACAAGACCAAGTCAACAACCTCATCACTTTTATCCCATATTAATGAATTCCACCTTATACTTGTATTTTATAAGTCCTTTGATTATATTATGTTACCACTACTATCTCTTGACTTGAAAGCCAAAATGGCAGAGAAAGTGAGTAGTGCATTGCCGGAGCAAAGTTTATCGACGGCAAAGGACTATCACGAGCCGCCACAAATATAGAGAAGAAGGATTTGCAACTGATATGATTTCTATCaagaaaattgtatttgaaatgAATATCGAACCTGAATTTCATAAAAAAATATGTGACATATAGGAAGAAACAATTTGATGAGAATGTTGCTAATGAAATCTCAAAATCTCTCGAAAAGTCATTTAGAATTGATTACTTTTTATACATAGTAGACAAGACTATATTTTTTACGTCAAAATAGATTTGAATAATTagaagcatatgaaaatatttttggttttctatttagCAATAAAAAACTGAGATCACTAGATGattaaaatttgaaaacataTTGACTTAATCTTGAATGTTCCTTAAAGCATAATGATCAATCTGATATTGAtcgtttaaatttattttttgaattaaaaGTGTTAAGAAAAACAGTACAATTAGAAGATGACAGTTTAATtgatatactcaatcaaataaaagatttgattcttttccaaatgcctatattgcttatagaataatgctAATAACTCATGTTACCGTTGTTTCGGCGGATAGaagtttttcaaaataaaatttgataaaattttagCTAAaatcaacaatgtctcaagagAGGGTAAGTGGATTAGCTATATTTTCTATTGAGAAAGACTTATTAGgagaaattaattttaaaaaaattattaataactttgcatcttaaaaaggttaaaaaaaaatagacttcaaataaaaaatattttaaaaaataaaaataaataaagtcCCTCGTAAAATTTGGATTTAGGCCACAAAATTTGTTGAGCCGCCTATATGGGTGCTGAAAAAGTGGTCTTTGTATAAGGCCATGATTGGAGCGTTTGTAGCGACTCTTTTGTTACTTTACACTTGAGTGATGACCATGGAGTTGGGTTTATTGGGATTGCTTGGGCCTTTGGTTAGTGGCATAGCCAACCTATATCAAGGTAGTCGAGCGCACACcattcgccgaaaaattatattgtgtatataagttaaatacttCCTCTGTTTTAATCTATATGAACTCAGTTAACTGGGCACGTAGTTTAATAAAAAAGagaaaacttttgaacttgtagtaTGAAATGAgttacatatattttgtgtgaccataaatcattgcataaagataaattattttcaaatatggaAAGTGGTCATTCTTTTTATCatatactaaaaaggaaataggttcacataaattgaaacgaagaAAGTATTACTATATATGATTATATGTTATATTATTATCACCCTTAACACAGTTGAGTGAGCCAGTTCAGCAGTTCAAGGTGTTCAAAGTGACATGTTATTCACAGGTTCAAAGTTCCGCTCATTTTATTTGCCAAAGCTAAACGGAGACCACCATGTGTGTTCTATTTGATTATTTCTCAATCTAAaaaattttctaataaaataactcttaaaacttaaaatttgtGTAGAAATAAACAACTAAtcttaaaagtaattttttaactAATCTTAAAAGTAATTtcttaaataaaaattataatttaaaagtcaaactctacaaaaatttcttcaataaagCTCTCTACAAACTACAAATCCTCTCGACTCTCTCTTTCCTTTAGTTTTATGCTTACTTTAATTAGTAAAATTTTTAATATTgtctttttgttattttaattttgaTGTATAAAACTATAGTTCtagttaatatttttttattgtttaGATAAATATTGCATATTTTGATTTAAAAATTTGGTACACGTCTCACCAGTGCGACTTAGATAAAGACCCGCTCAAGGTTGGAGTAGTCTCTTAAGAGGTGAAGGGCAAGGTCGCTGAGTCATTGAAGATCAAGGTCAAGGAGTCACTGTGGATCAAGGTCAAGGCCGAGCATTCGCCTTGGACAGGATAATAACGGCTAGTTTTTATGATAAGACATTAAaaaaatattctagtggatattctatgtacttgtactattagggtttttgaGTTTatattccctataaatagaaagagacataaTTATATGAGACAtaagatattcatttgtaaagaaACACATTGACTTTCTCTATAGAATCTGACTTTATTGCAAACATACAACATATACCTTTTTCCTAAGATTCTTGCCTAATCTTTCCACTCGATCAAAGAACAACCTAAATATTCGATgctcatcaatcattcatcattaTCAGAAGAAATATCCACAAATCACACTCCTTTTCGGGTGACTCACACGTTCTTAATTACTTAAATGTCATTCGTTGTTATTTAATGTTATCCCCCTCTTTTTGGGTCATTTAATATTGTTAGTGTTGTCAATATTTATTGTCATTCGGATAATACACATGTTATCTTATTACAAAATCAGTTAACATATCATTTGGACATTAATATTGGTTAAGATTGACTCTATTTTATTAAATATAATTGGTTAAGCCcagatctaaattttgggtcaaacacATTTATcgacaaaaaaaatattaatttatttaaaatttgaaCACTCTTGACGTAATTCCTGACTACGCCAACTTAGACGAGCCAAATTGGGTCAAGCAAAAAAATACATCATGATCCAATCGTTCATAATTTACTTGGATCAACATGGATTGTGTTATGAAAAAAAATGAATTAGCTCAAATAATGTGTCATAATCTAACTCGTCCATGATAGAGGAACCTTCATCTATTTCTAATGTGAGCTTCCCTTTAACAGTATACTTGAATCTTCTAATCTTCTCTTTTGTCAAGAGAATTTGACCATTTATATTAATCCTATTTGTGTAGTATAAATTCGACAAATGGTTTTGTGTCCACCTAGTTCCGTCACCGCTTGAGAGTACAGTGATCCTGAAAGCAAAGAGTGTAGATCTAATTAGTACTTCTGTATATTGTATGCTCTAAAGATAAGTTCTATGATTTAGATTATACTaatctttcatttttctttaTACACCCACattaaataaaaagaatatatGGATGTAAGGCTGTTATTTGATCTTTATTAATTAAAGTTAATAATCATGACTTCTCACGAATTTCTTGTTTACATGCATAGATGCTTCAATAGATAATATAAGTTCATCCATTTGTTCGTTTCATGATAAAATTTATATTCTATTGACTATGAAAAAGAAATTTCTACATTGCTAGTAATAATCCAATGGATTAAATTTGTATTTCACGTGGGGAAAACATTCTACAACACAAAAAAGGGACAAAATCTGAAACCAAACAATTTGacttggtttgatttgatttagtTTGTGCATTTAGTAAACCCTCAGCCAAACTAAAACATGTGAGTGTCTTTATCTGCTTCATACATCATAGTAACAACTTAAAGGAATGTTTTACTGTTCGAATTGAGACTTTTCGGCGCAATCATGCCCTAAAACAAATACCAAACACTTGAAGAactcaaaagaaaatatttaaagaaaagGTACAATTAATTGAAATCAAGCCTCCTAATTTTCAAGAATTAGTCACTTCAATAGATTTCGATGTTTCTCTTTTTTGTTCATATTCCAAAAAGGTATTGAGCAAATGTAAGACCAAAATATTCAGAGGACTCTTTCAacttattttctttcaattaaaatTGAGATTTTTGCCGAATGCTGTGTATTATGCTCTTATATACTTTCTGATAACTAGACTTTTACTATTTCCAAGTTTACGCAATCAACTAACTTGATTTCTAGGGTTAATATTGAAGGTGGTCATATTAATCCAGCAGTGACTTTTGGACTATTCCTTGCTAAGAAAGTGTCCCTAAGCAGAGGATTATTGTGTATTATAGTTCAATATTTGGGAGCCATTTATGGTGTTGCTTTAGTGAAGGCCATATATAAAACTCGTTATGACCTCTACAGTTAATCAACTAGAGGCCCTAAGAATGCCAGAGATTCTCCTGTCCCCGTAAGTAATGTTAGTAATTGAGCGTTCAATTTATATATTGACGGtataatatatatttatacaaTAATATCGGTTATGAGATCATCACAAATAAGTTGTTAACCTAATAAATGTACACACATGATTTTCTTGAACTCTAGGTCTTGGCACTTCTTCCAATTGGATTTGCGGTT
This sequence is a window from Nicotiana tomentosiformis chromosome 5, ASM39032v3, whole genome shotgun sequence. Protein-coding genes within it:
- the LOC138892076 gene encoding uncharacterized protein, with the protein product MSLLDFARAFDLVIANLSFPKKREHLITFRSSVAETRIDYLLCRKSDRGLYTDCKAIPSENLSTLHRLLVMDLEITRKRRKRAMYSQHKIKWRALMEAKAQELGVKLVTMRAWRSSSDASVMWTTTAQCIKKVAREELWVSKGYSGGHKGDWWWNGKVQEKVKTKKAVYLKLVKSVDEEEKTKLAKKKAKLAVTTAKTAAFSHLYEELEGRGGDKRFFRSVKA